One Burkholderia pyrrocinia DNA segment encodes these proteins:
- the folE gene encoding GTP cyclohydrolase I FolE, whose amino-acid sequence MGKKSARSEPAASRPSRKEAEDAVRVLLRWAGDDPAREGLVDTPARVVRAYEQFFAGYAVEPRDILARTFSEVDGYDEMIVLKDIRFESYCEHHMVPIIGRAHVAYLPNHRVVGISKLARLVDAFAKRLQIQEKMTVQIADTLFDVLQPKGVGVILEAAHQCISTRGVHKPGVEMVTSRMLGTFRTDPSTRREFLSIVANPSSVNLTNT is encoded by the coding sequence ATGGGTAAAAAATCCGCGCGTTCCGAGCCGGCCGCATCCCGGCCGAGCCGCAAAGAAGCAGAAGACGCCGTCCGCGTGCTATTGCGCTGGGCCGGCGACGATCCCGCGCGCGAAGGCCTGGTCGACACGCCCGCGCGCGTCGTGCGCGCGTACGAACAGTTCTTCGCCGGCTATGCGGTGGAGCCGCGCGACATCCTCGCGCGCACGTTCAGCGAAGTCGACGGCTACGACGAGATGATCGTGCTGAAGGACATCCGCTTCGAGAGCTACTGCGAGCACCACATGGTGCCGATCATCGGCCGCGCGCATGTCGCATATCTGCCGAACCATCGCGTCGTCGGCATCTCGAAGCTCGCGCGCCTCGTCGACGCGTTCGCGAAGCGCCTGCAGATCCAGGAAAAGATGACCGTGCAGATCGCCGATACGCTGTTCGACGTGCTGCAGCCGAAGGGCGTCGGCGTGATCCTCGAAGCCGCGCACCAGTGCATCTCGACGCGCGGCGTGCACAAGCCGGGCGTCGAGATGGTCACGTCGCGCATGCTCGGCACGTTCCGCACCGATCCGTCGACGCGGCGCGAATTCCTGTCGATCGTCGCCAATCCTTCTTCAGTCAACCTGACGAATACGTGA
- a CDS encoding T6SS phospholipase effector Tle1-like catalytic domain-containing protein, with protein MSNPPIIRRITDITPVEDAIRSAHREALDPMLIEQCKECPKPVWFTAFFDGTGNNYGVDGGGSTDVNRTKYSNIAKLWQFAHAEDDVFPRTVRNYVEGVGTPCSKVGDTGKGLDNALGMAAASKGELRIRWMLNELDRHVTRYMPAVSQINVAVFGFSRGATEARAFVRMLTEQLTENIGGRLWWNKKNMKGLRPEVVVYFLGILDTVSSTGFGGSRLETKAPILVQPVLGPVLGTIAGGVLRHIDKGGHAEWANDIRIPGYVRQCVHYVASQEVREKFPGDSVREDQMVPGNCREVYYPGMHSDVGGGYERNYQEGRTNELANVALNNLYIEAWKAGVPFRSPQEVMANAGQLFEISKDLEAAWNLYMGQGNEKRAGVAPNGDRLEPQVIWHMNRYYQWRASRSRRLQDGRLKPPGGVNSYMAITDSEWNDDAESIREDNGGYVTSYVSEQHKAIDAATRVKGNWLGGIDPAARATFDQFFDRYVHDSIAGFKKQMEDGHVGFAESSRWSVNRQYFMGKRGKKFLYWRYEGDKAVQAATQVAVADPARQKDPMAADEPQLASNQPAMTGGDAPPDATSTA; from the coding sequence ATGAGCAATCCCCCCATCATCCGACGCATCACCGATATCACACCTGTCGAGGACGCCATTCGAAGCGCCCACCGGGAGGCGCTCGACCCGATGCTGATCGAGCAGTGCAAGGAGTGTCCGAAACCGGTCTGGTTCACGGCGTTTTTCGATGGAACGGGTAACAACTATGGCGTCGATGGCGGCGGTTCGACGGACGTCAACCGGACCAAGTACAGCAACATCGCCAAGCTCTGGCAATTTGCGCATGCGGAAGACGACGTGTTCCCTCGTACTGTCCGCAACTATGTAGAGGGCGTTGGCACACCGTGCAGCAAGGTGGGAGACACGGGTAAAGGTCTCGACAACGCGCTCGGTATGGCAGCTGCGAGTAAAGGCGAGCTGCGCATCCGCTGGATGCTCAACGAACTCGACCGGCACGTGACCAGATACATGCCGGCCGTGAGCCAGATCAACGTGGCCGTATTCGGCTTCTCGCGCGGCGCGACCGAAGCGCGAGCTTTCGTCCGCATGCTGACCGAGCAGCTCACCGAGAATATCGGTGGGCGGCTCTGGTGGAACAAGAAGAACATGAAGGGGCTCCGCCCCGAAGTGGTTGTCTATTTCCTGGGAATTCTGGATACGGTTTCGTCGACGGGCTTCGGTGGCAGCCGCCTTGAGACGAAGGCACCTATCCTTGTTCAGCCTGTCCTCGGGCCGGTTCTGGGGACGATCGCCGGTGGCGTGTTGCGGCATATTGACAAAGGTGGTCACGCAGAGTGGGCGAACGATATCCGCATTCCGGGCTACGTTCGGCAGTGCGTTCACTATGTGGCTTCGCAGGAAGTCCGGGAGAAATTCCCCGGCGACTCGGTGCGGGAGGACCAGATGGTTCCGGGGAACTGCCGCGAGGTGTACTACCCGGGCATGCACTCGGACGTGGGCGGCGGTTACGAGCGCAACTACCAGGAAGGGCGCACCAACGAGCTGGCCAACGTCGCGCTGAACAACCTCTATATCGAGGCATGGAAGGCCGGCGTACCGTTCCGTTCGCCGCAAGAGGTGATGGCGAACGCCGGACAACTGTTCGAGATTTCCAAGGACCTGGAGGCAGCCTGGAACCTTTACATGGGTCAGGGCAACGAGAAGCGCGCGGGCGTGGCGCCGAACGGCGACCGGCTCGAGCCGCAGGTCATCTGGCACATGAACCGCTATTACCAGTGGCGCGCCAGCCGCAGCCGGCGCCTGCAGGACGGTCGGCTGAAGCCGCCGGGCGGCGTGAATTCCTACATGGCCATTACCGACAGCGAATGGAACGACGATGCCGAAAGCATCCGTGAGGACAACGGCGGCTACGTGACGAGCTACGTTTCGGAGCAGCACAAGGCCATCGATGCGGCCACGCGGGTCAAGGGCAACTGGCTGGGCGGCATCGATCCGGCGGCACGGGCGACGTTCGACCAGTTCTTCGACCGCTACGTGCACGATTCGATTGCCGGCTTCAAGAAGCAGATGGAAGACGGTCACGTCGGCTTCGCCGAATCGAGCCGTTGGTCGGTCAACCGCCAGTACTTCATGGGTAAGCGCGGCAAGAAGTTTCTGTACTGGCGCTACGAAGGCGACAAGGCCGTACAGGCCGCCACGCAAGTGGCCGTGGCGGATCCGGCCAGGCAGAAAGACCCGATGGCGGCCGACGAGCCTCAGCTTGCCAGCAACCAGCCCGCGATGACCGGCGGCGATGCGCCGCCCGATGCGACGTCGACCGCCTGA
- a CDS encoding SDR family oxidoreductase — protein sequence MESTKQAAHAPVVLVTGAARRAGRAFAEYFAAHGYRTAVHYDRSADAAQAAARAIAERGHDSIALQADLSDAAQITALIDQVYARFGRLDVLVNNASVFWQDHFPSFDLAAFDQAWAVNCRAPILLTRAFYERARAAGTQGVVVNVVDQKIKENFHRDHFSYTVAKAALGNLTQMLALSSAPVLRVNAVFPGLMLPSDDQTQADFEHASRASTPLARIAGPDDVASAILLLTGNAYNGVDFVVDAGQNLIRVDQDVLYKHRSPAGKH from the coding sequence ATGGAGTCGACGAAGCAAGCGGCGCACGCGCCCGTCGTGCTCGTGACCGGCGCCGCGCGCCGGGCCGGGCGTGCGTTCGCCGAGTATTTCGCCGCGCACGGCTATCGCACCGCGGTGCACTACGACCGTTCGGCCGATGCCGCACAGGCAGCGGCCCGCGCGATCGCGGAGCGCGGGCACGATTCGATTGCGCTGCAGGCCGACCTGTCGGATGCCGCGCAGATCACCGCGCTGATCGACCAGGTGTATGCGCGCTTCGGGCGCCTCGACGTGCTCGTCAATAACGCGTCGGTGTTCTGGCAGGACCATTTCCCGAGCTTCGATCTCGCGGCGTTCGACCAGGCGTGGGCCGTCAACTGCCGCGCGCCGATCCTGCTCACGCGCGCGTTCTACGAACGGGCCCGCGCAGCCGGCACGCAGGGTGTCGTCGTGAATGTGGTCGACCAGAAGATCAAGGAAAACTTTCACCGCGACCATTTCAGCTATACGGTCGCGAAGGCCGCGCTCGGCAATCTCACGCAGATGCTCGCGCTGTCGTCCGCGCCGGTGCTGCGCGTGAACGCGGTGTTCCCGGGGCTGATGCTGCCGAGCGACGACCAGACGCAGGCCGACTTCGAACATGCGAGCCGCGCATCGACGCCGCTCGCGCGCATCGCGGGCCCCGACGACGTCGCGAGCGCGATCCTGCTGCTGACGGGCAACGCGTACAACGGCGTGGATTTCGTCGTCGATGCGGGCCAGAACCTGATCCGCGTCGACCAGGACGTGCTGTACAAGCACCGCTCGCCCGCCGGCAAGCACTGA
- a CDS encoding DUF3304 domain-containing protein — protein sequence MQSIDSGLSCGRHAHPNECHERKMMSRTKHRWITLLSVLAFFTAGCSKAESGSESLGTGETAKWNDPNYEIIKAGSYNYSDYDIYRVYLLPPDQGNLDDAASVDGARATPRTQNYWSGGKGSRPSLAWDFRWKTPKKFKVWWERVVDKRAMEASSPNYDEYTHRETQPGMAWCEGEITITRPPIKDKDGNVLLHFFPDGRVAGDMDFSLGRAPTKVELSRRDDQPKLTDRACVKEIPNPFYGRKKPAQWN from the coding sequence ATGCAATCGATCGATTCAGGTTTGTCCTGCGGGCGTCACGCGCACCCAAATGAATGTCACGAGAGAAAAATGATGTCGAGAACGAAACACCGTTGGATCACGCTGCTGTCGGTCCTGGCTTTTTTCACAGCCGGATGCAGCAAGGCCGAGAGCGGCTCGGAAAGCCTCGGGACCGGCGAGACCGCAAAATGGAATGACCCGAACTACGAGATCATCAAGGCAGGCTCGTACAACTATTCAGACTACGACATTTACCGGGTCTATCTGCTGCCGCCGGACCAGGGCAACCTGGACGATGCCGCGAGTGTCGACGGCGCGCGGGCGACGCCGCGCACGCAGAACTACTGGAGCGGAGGCAAGGGGTCGCGGCCCAGTCTCGCATGGGATTTCCGCTGGAAAACACCGAAGAAGTTCAAGGTGTGGTGGGAGCGCGTGGTCGACAAGCGCGCGATGGAAGCGTCATCCCCGAATTACGACGAATACACGCATCGCGAAACCCAGCCGGGGATGGCGTGGTGCGAGGGCGAAATCACGATCACGCGTCCGCCGATCAAGGACAAGGATGGCAACGTGCTGCTGCATTTCTTTCCGGACGGACGTGTCGCCGGGGACATGGATTTCAGTCTGGGTCGTGCGCCGACCAAGGTCGAGCTTTCCCGGCGCGACGACCAGCCGAAGCTGACGGACCGCGCATGCGTGAAGGAAATCCCCAATCCGTTCTACGGACGCAAGAAACCGGCGCAGTGGAATTGA
- a CDS encoding LysR family transcriptional regulator ArgP has translation MLDYALLDALSAVIRYGSFERAAKELNVTPSAVSQRVKLLEERVGSVLVKRGQPCVATTSGALLCRHTERVQLLEAELGGRMPALPGQIASAWPMLRVAVNDDSVATWFIDAVGPFCTEREMLLDLVIDDQDYTAARIRDGSVQGAVTAQAEPIQGCRSTRLGRIRYRAVCSPAFYERYFGAGITRDALRRAPCVMFNPKDGLQARFIRRVTRADLDPPQHWIPHVAGYLRACETGLGWGMCPDRMVDRQLAAGELVDMSRGRTVDIDLYWQSWRLSIGWLDDFSAALKARAALFLD, from the coding sequence ATGCTCGACTACGCCCTGCTCGATGCGCTCTCGGCGGTGATCCGGTACGGCTCGTTCGAGCGCGCGGCCAAGGAGCTGAACGTCACGCCGTCGGCCGTGTCGCAGCGCGTGAAGCTGCTGGAGGAACGCGTCGGCAGCGTGCTCGTCAAGCGCGGGCAGCCGTGCGTCGCGACGACGTCGGGCGCGCTGCTGTGCCGGCATACCGAGCGCGTGCAACTGCTCGAGGCCGAGCTGGGCGGCCGGATGCCGGCGCTGCCGGGCCAGATCGCGAGCGCATGGCCGATGTTGCGCGTGGCCGTCAACGACGACAGCGTCGCGACGTGGTTCATCGACGCGGTGGGGCCCTTCTGCACGGAGCGCGAGATGCTGCTTGACCTCGTGATCGACGACCAGGACTACACGGCGGCGCGCATTCGCGACGGCAGCGTGCAGGGCGCGGTGACCGCGCAGGCCGAGCCGATCCAGGGATGCCGCTCGACGCGGCTCGGGCGCATCCGTTATCGCGCGGTGTGCTCGCCGGCGTTTTACGAACGCTACTTCGGCGCGGGCATTACCCGCGATGCGCTGCGTCGCGCGCCGTGCGTGATGTTCAATCCGAAGGACGGGCTGCAGGCGCGTTTCATCCGGCGCGTGACGCGCGCGGATCTCGATCCGCCGCAGCACTGGATACCGCACGTCGCGGGCTATTTGCGCGCATGCGAAACGGGGCTGGGATGGGGGATGTGCCCGGACCGGATGGTCGACCGCCAGCTGGCGGCGGGTGAGCTGGTCGACATGTCGCGCGGGCGAACCGTCGATATCGATCTTTACTGGCAGAGCTGGCGCCTGTCGATCGGCTGGCTCGACGATTTCAGCGCGGCGCTGAAGGCGCGCGCCGCGCTGTTTCTCGACTGA
- a CDS encoding DUF4123 domain-containing protein, which translates to MTNDLMAAQAADALQAALSSQAGLRAYVLIDGALLDTLPDDEKASWPAFVAASLLDNADDDARVVGPLLFEWQPAADSADAADAIDPRSIPWSAASVFVSPLTLTQLAAHLAPMVDVQLEQMESAMLMRFFDPRVLPFWLDMLPAAHCAYLAQGVRHFIYLDTELNIRTAELAAPANVKHVAEFPLQLTQAQEDRLLAACYPYTMIERLRAEKPALLASLPAAQHYGFVRDQLARCQAHGAESAASLLIYCELALRYGSRFDEHPAMAAVFDALAQGQDFPQALALVPAEGWRRMQEAAG; encoded by the coding sequence ATGACGAATGACCTGATGGCCGCGCAGGCGGCCGATGCGCTGCAGGCTGCGCTGTCGTCGCAGGCCGGGCTGCGCGCCTACGTGCTGATCGATGGCGCGTTGCTGGACACCTTGCCGGATGACGAAAAGGCGTCGTGGCCGGCGTTTGTCGCGGCATCGCTGCTCGACAACGCCGACGACGATGCGAGGGTCGTCGGGCCGCTGCTGTTCGAATGGCAGCCTGCCGCCGACAGCGCCGACGCGGCCGACGCAATCGATCCGCGCAGCATTCCGTGGTCGGCGGCGAGCGTGTTCGTTTCGCCATTGACGCTCACGCAGTTGGCTGCGCATCTGGCACCGATGGTGGATGTTCAGCTCGAGCAGATGGAGAGCGCGATGCTGATGCGCTTTTTCGATCCGCGCGTGCTGCCGTTCTGGCTCGACATGCTGCCCGCGGCGCATTGCGCGTATCTGGCGCAGGGCGTGCGGCACTTTATTTATCTGGATACCGAACTGAATATCCGGACGGCGGAACTTGCTGCGCCCGCCAACGTCAAGCATGTCGCCGAGTTTCCGCTGCAGTTGACCCAGGCTCAGGAGGACCGCCTGCTGGCCGCCTGCTATCCGTACACGATGATCGAGCGGCTGCGCGCCGAGAAGCCCGCGCTGCTGGCGTCGTTGCCGGCCGCGCAGCACTACGGTTTCGTGCGCGATCAACTTGCGCGATGCCAGGCACATGGTGCGGAAAGCGCGGCGTCGCTGCTGATCTACTGCGAGCTGGCGCTGCGGTACGGCTCGCGCTTCGACGAGCATCCGGCGATGGCCGCCGTGTTCGACGCGTTGGCGCAAGGGCAGGACTTTCCGCAGGCGCTGGCGCTTGTGCCGGCGGAAGGCTGGCGGCGGATGCAGGAAGCGGCGGGGTGA
- a CDS encoding universal stress protein codes for MYKRILVAVDGSDTSRHAFDAALALAKAHGAELQPLYVVENAAIYYNVPGYDPSVLRNQLVAQGNELAQDFTKLMQAAGVKGETRLTEATSLIDVSSLILEGATAFGADLLVLGTHGRRGFRRLVLGSIAEQCVRHATLPVLLIPAAANVDEQAA; via the coding sequence ATGTACAAGCGTATTCTGGTTGCCGTCGACGGCAGCGACACGTCCCGCCATGCGTTCGACGCGGCGCTGGCGCTCGCGAAAGCGCACGGCGCCGAGCTGCAACCGCTCTACGTCGTCGAGAACGCCGCGATCTACTACAACGTGCCGGGCTACGATCCGTCCGTGCTGCGCAATCAGCTCGTCGCGCAAGGCAACGAACTCGCGCAGGATTTCACGAAGCTGATGCAGGCAGCGGGCGTGAAAGGCGAGACGCGGCTGACCGAAGCGACGTCGCTCATCGATGTGTCGTCGCTGATCCTCGAAGGCGCGACCGCATTCGGCGCCGATCTGCTCGTGCTCGGCACGCACGGCCGCCGCGGGTTCCGCCGCCTCGTACTCGGCAGCATCGCCGAACAATGCGTGCGGCACGCGACGCTGCCCGTGCTGCTGATTCCAGCCGCCGCCAACGTGGACGAACAAGCCGCCTGA
- the epsC gene encoding serine O-acetyltransferase EpsC, producing the protein MSTSPARQWGLEEIVTGLRESREELHRTRHPRGIRELPSRDAICKIVTGLRASMFPTHYGAPDLTDESVDYYVGHTLESTLRILSEQIRRALPFLPEYADTPFAELDERAFEIAREFGRQLPAVRALLVSDIQAAYAGDPAAQHITEILLCYPGVLAMMHHRLAHALHQLGVPLLARFINEIAHSATGIDIHPGARIGPSFFIDHGTGVVIGETAIIGERVRLYQAVTLGAKSFPADGEGALVKGNARHPIVEDDVVIYAGATILGRVTIGRGSVIGGNVWLTHSVPPGTSVAQSKAREGGSADKP; encoded by the coding sequence ATGTCGACATCACCCGCCCGTCAGTGGGGCCTCGAAGAAATCGTCACCGGCTTGCGCGAGTCGCGCGAGGAACTCCATCGCACGCGCCATCCGCGCGGCATCCGCGAACTGCCGTCCCGCGATGCGATCTGCAAGATTGTGACCGGCCTGCGTGCGTCGATGTTTCCGACGCATTACGGCGCGCCGGATCTCACCGACGAAAGCGTCGACTACTACGTCGGCCACACGCTCGAAAGCACGCTGCGCATCCTGTCCGAACAGATTCGCCGCGCGCTGCCGTTCCTGCCCGAATATGCGGACACGCCGTTCGCCGAGCTCGACGAGCGCGCGTTCGAGATCGCGCGCGAATTCGGCCGGCAGTTGCCGGCGGTCCGCGCGCTGCTCGTCAGCGACATCCAGGCCGCGTACGCGGGCGATCCGGCCGCGCAGCACATCACCGAAATCCTGCTGTGCTATCCCGGCGTGCTGGCGATGATGCACCATCGGCTCGCACACGCGCTGCACCAGCTCGGCGTGCCGCTGCTCGCACGTTTCATCAATGAAATCGCGCACTCGGCCACCGGCATCGACATCCACCCCGGCGCACGGATCGGCCCGAGCTTCTTCATCGACCACGGCACCGGTGTCGTGATCGGCGAGACGGCGATCATCGGCGAGCGCGTGCGCCTGTACCAGGCCGTCACGCTCGGCGCGAAGAGTTTCCCGGCCGATGGCGAAGGTGCGCTGGTCAAGGGCAACGCACGGCACCCGATCGTCGAGGACGATGTGGTGATTTACGCGGGTGCGACGATTCTCGGCCGCGTGACGATCGGGCGCGGCTCGGTGATCGGCGGCAACGTATGGCTTACGCACAGCGTGCCGCCCGGCACGAGCGTCGCGCAGAGCAAGGCCCGCGAAGGCGGCAGCGCCGACAAGCCGTAA
- the fnr gene encoding fumarate/nitrate reduction transcriptional regulator Fnr, whose product MLTPVATRPAATPHAGSWAPRQAAHCSSCAMRHLCMPQGLAPEALSRLESVICAARPVKRGEALFREGDAFDNLYAVRSGSLKTVATRHDGREQVTGLHLAGEALGLDGICDDTHPRTAVALEDSSVCVIPYSALKTLCSEAGSMQLRMHKLMSEQIVRETSQTMLLGSLNAEERVAAFLLDVSSRYLKRGYSPSEFNLRMTREDIGSYLGMTLETVSRTLSKFQKRGLIEMQGRHVQIVDFDGLHHV is encoded by the coding sequence ATGCTGACGCCCGTCGCCACACGTCCCGCCGCCACGCCTCATGCCGGTAGCTGGGCTCCTCGCCAGGCCGCGCACTGCTCGTCGTGCGCAATGCGGCACCTGTGCATGCCGCAGGGCCTGGCGCCCGAAGCGCTCAGTCGCCTCGAGTCGGTCATCTGCGCGGCTCGCCCCGTCAAGCGCGGCGAAGCGCTGTTCCGCGAAGGGGACGCATTCGACAACCTGTACGCGGTGCGCTCGGGTTCGCTGAAAACCGTCGCCACGCGCCATGACGGCCGCGAACAGGTCACGGGCCTGCATCTCGCGGGCGAAGCGCTCGGCCTCGACGGCATCTGCGACGACACGCATCCGCGCACCGCGGTCGCGCTCGAAGACAGCTCCGTCTGCGTGATTCCGTACAGCGCGCTCAAGACGCTGTGCTCGGAAGCCGGTTCGATGCAATTGCGCATGCACAAGCTGATGAGCGAACAGATCGTGCGCGAAACGTCGCAAACGATGCTGCTCGGCTCGCTGAACGCCGAAGAACGGGTCGCCGCTTTCCTGCTCGACGTATCGTCGCGTTACCTGAAGCGCGGTTACTCGCCGTCGGAATTCAACCTGCGGATGACACGCGAAGACATCGGCAGCTACCTCGGCATGACGCTCGAAACGGTCAGCCGCACGCTGTCCAAATTCCAGAAGCGCGGCCTGATCGAAATGCAGGGCCGCCACGTGCAGATCGTCGACTTCGACGGCCTGCATCACGTCTGA
- a CDS encoding LysE/ArgO family amino acid transporter, with protein MNWLTFSHGAALCASLIVTIGAQNAFVLRQGIMRAHVGKIVLLCALSDMILIGAGVGGASVLVERYPTFVHAVLYVGLAYLAWFGINALRRAFKPGHATLDVRGDAVAPPPQSGMAVVLMTLAFTWLNPHVYLDTFLLIGTAGAREPEGARLAFAIGAMTVSVVWFLGLGYGARLLAPWFRKAIAWRVLDGAIGSMVLFLAAVQLR; from the coding sequence ATGAACTGGCTCACTTTCTCCCACGGCGCTGCACTGTGCGCGTCGCTCATCGTCACCATCGGCGCGCAAAACGCGTTCGTGCTCCGGCAAGGCATCATGCGCGCGCATGTCGGCAAGATCGTGCTGCTGTGCGCGCTGTCCGACATGATCCTGATCGGCGCGGGTGTCGGCGGCGCATCGGTGCTCGTCGAGCGTTATCCGACTTTCGTCCATGCGGTGCTGTACGTCGGCCTCGCGTATCTCGCGTGGTTCGGCATCAATGCGCTGCGCCGCGCGTTCAAGCCGGGCCACGCAACGCTCGACGTGCGCGGCGACGCGGTCGCACCGCCGCCGCAGAGCGGGATGGCGGTCGTGCTGATGACGCTCGCGTTCACGTGGCTCAACCCCCACGTGTATCTCGACACGTTCCTGCTGATCGGCACGGCCGGCGCGCGCGAGCCGGAAGGCGCGCGGCTCGCGTTCGCGATCGGCGCGATGACGGTCAGCGTCGTGTGGTTCCTCGGGCTCGGCTACGGTGCGCGACTGCTCGCGCCGTGGTTCCGCAAGGCCATCGCGTGGCGCGTGCTGGACGGCGCGATCGGCAGCATGGTGCTGTTTCTCGCGGCGGTGCAGCTGCGGTGA
- a CDS encoding DUF3005 domain-containing protein, with protein MESSGRTGRLHPHSVELDNDETHDSTVDTDGKNREAWLIAGGGPISPDQITGSNASLVNAMPEAGDGIAGFDSRPGGNHPAFALRAGYVVIEKGFAAPSPASDAQFGPVHRMYGSAFWPGHGRRPERVIELTAVPR; from the coding sequence ATGGAATCATCCGGTCGAACAGGTCGTTTGCATCCGCACAGCGTCGAGCTCGACAACGACGAAACCCATGACAGCACCGTCGACACCGACGGCAAGAACCGCGAGGCGTGGCTTATCGCCGGCGGCGGGCCGATCTCGCCCGACCAGATCACGGGCAGCAACGCGTCGCTCGTCAACGCGATGCCCGAAGCCGGCGACGGCATCGCCGGTTTCGACAGCCGCCCTGGCGGCAACCATCCGGCGTTCGCACTGCGCGCGGGCTACGTGGTGATCGAGAAAGGCTTCGCCGCGCCGTCGCCCGCGAGCGACGCGCAGTTCGGTCCCGTCCACCGGATGTACGGCAGCGCGTTCTGGCCCGGCCACGGACGGCGGCCGGAGCGCGTGATCGAGCTGACGGCCGTGCCGAGGTAA